Below is a window of Solanum stenotomum isolate F172 chromosome 7, ASM1918654v1, whole genome shotgun sequence DNA.
TCTTTTGAGAGCGCCACTCTTAAAAATGGACCGTTAATGCAAATATGAAATTATTCGGACTCCAATACTAATATCTGACATGGAGTAcagtatgaaaaaaataactaaataattaatgttgtgGCATGACCCTTTGGTCCCTTCACCAAAATACATCTTATTTGTTCTAATCAAGTCCTTCATTATCCCTTTTTGACATTACTGCCCTCTTCTAGGGCATTGGattttaattatcttttcttgtgaattaaattaaatgtttcGTTGATGAGAATTAATGATGCACTATTATTTAAGGGGTATTTTATGGGctaattaaactaaaaattacaatatttttttttatcatgataaaatcactaaattaattatttaaaacatcgTAACAATATTCATTAAGCTATTTGTTAGTTGCCTAAAAATACAAATCGCtgaaaagtcaaattttgagcTGAAAAATTATGTCATCACCACATCATTTTGAAACTCAAGTATACATGTCCCATGaaaaactttttattaaaaaaaaatcacattgtcatagatatattttaaaaatgaatactttaggtaaacataaaataatgaatCAATTACACTTGAatcccttaatttttttattttttgaaacaaaTGGTGGGGTGCGCCATGCCCGTGCAGTAGTGCAACACATGGGCGACGCTTGAGAGCCCACGTAGCAAGCTACCTTGAAGGACTCTCCcccttaaaaaaatgaattaatatcGTGTGGACTAATCGCCCATATATCAGATATTAAACTGATAAGAACAAATACTACACTTGATCTTAGCCAAAAGGCCGAGAAAGGTATAATCCCTTAATATTCATGTTGGATGCGAACGGTAAATTTGTTGGAGGAAATTTCACAACTAGCCACTAAAAATAACTTGCTCCATAATTATAATTTGTTATTTACGATCcatagctacatgttagagggaggagagagtCGAGCGAGAGAGGCAGAAATGAAGGGAGGTGAACTGTATTTGCATATTTGTCGAATTGTATATGTTTATCTatcagataattgtatatatgtaactgatatacatatgtatttgtatatctagcaagcgagattgagagagggaggagagaggcgagcaagagagggcagagagtggagagagacgaatgtatttgtatatctgtcatataattgtatatgtatatgtataatttgtatttgtatatgtataagagaggagagaggcgagagagagaggaagagaTCGAGGAGAGAGATGCacgtaattatagctaaaaagaGGCCGTAAGtgataattaattcaaactataattatattagctaattaactagtatatatttgctAATTCGCGTAATTTCCCCAATTTATTATGCAATATTTTTTGGCGAGActtttcttcttaaaataaagattttttttttctaaaaccacataaaatactaaaatatataactaCATTATTTATTAGTTATAAGCTTCTCATATATTTGCATACCATAAGCACTCAAATAAAATGTGGAATAATATCATGTAATCAAAGTTTTCTTTCATAACTCATAATAAAAGGGCAGTAAAGAATTACTCATAAGTTGacaaagaatgaaaaaaaaaaatcctttctCATAGTAGGAAAATATcgttagatttttaaaaaatcaaatgaaatCGATTACAATCAAACCaataaatatgtattatattggatttagttttaatatttaaaaaattaattagatttatttgattttgattttagccaaaaaccaatccaaaccgAATTATGAACTACATAAAAATACTAATTAATCCTAACATTTGCCtaccaaataaattaatcataatatttcaagaataaaacaattagattatattttaaaaataataatcaaacaaaatattatgCGACTTTAgagattaaaaaagaaagaaaaattacataaatactaaactaagatatcaattattataatctataatttttttgaatacaTTCCTATCATCTCTCGGAAATATCCTTCCCCTCTCGATACATCATATACATCCTCCCATTAAGTGATGTATCATTTGTAATGTATCCGACATTCAAGAAATGTATTCGtgagtaataaaaaataaaatttttataattgGGAAAACTTCCGAGATATGTTAGAGTTTGCGCCTAAAATGTATGGAATTTCTattagttttcttttaaaaaataaacaagaggCAAATAAGGACTTGACGAACCCGGTGGAGTCGGATCCTTTCCGACCCGAAACCGAGTGATTACCCACAGGCCACAACTCCCCCTCCCTTGCCCCGTTTCCTTGTAGCTGAAACCCTAATCGGACAGtaattttgttgaagtttagCACAGTTTTTAGGGGAAATTGATACGAATAGGCAGAAGGAAGATGACTGTGTCACTGTCGAAACTCGGCAATGTGTTACCCTTCTCCAGGCTCTTCAGGTAATTCTAAATCTCATTCCTTATTCGCACCGCTAATTTGTACCTAGATGATATGGAATGTTAATTATTTCGGTTTTACACAGTTATATTTGATTGTTCGtacttttgatttatttatgcTTTGAAATCTATGAGTTTAGTGAAGTATAGTTGATTCTGGGCGGTTTGAAATCTATGGATCTTTGAATAGTGAAATATTTAGCATTTGCAGGGAATTAACCTGAATAGAGATGGTAGAATCCAACTTATTTGGATACTAGATTGATACATAGGCTTTGTCATCTTATCATTTTATTGATGAGTCTGTAGTTAGATTTCCTTGACCACTGTTTTTCGATTGTTTGTTCGGTGACCACTGTTTACAGGGAATGTCTTTGATTTTCTCTGCAAAGTTTGGAACCAAAGTTTCTATCGTGAATTTTTTTTCCCAGAGAGCATCTTATTTTAGGCTTTATTCTATACGAACTGTACGTTCGTATTCTGGTGAgattggaaaaataataatcacatTTTGAAGCTATATTCAGGTATTTTCTCTCCATGATAATCTGGCCATATTGTACTGGATTTGCTGATCAGGTAATTCTATTTGATGGTTGTACTGCATTTTTAGCTGTATTTGGTTGTATTCAGCCCAACTCATGTGCACAATTTGTAAGACTTTGACGCatgaatgaaaaggaaaaaagcaAAATAGAGACTTGAGAATTAAAATGAGCCCCACTGTAGCCAAATGCATTAAGAGGATTCATATGTCGATTCCAACTTGTGTGCAATGGAGgcatatttgattgattgatatTATGCTTGCTACGAGCTTGATCCTTATATATTGACTTTGAGCCCTTCCCATGGTCTCTCTAACACATTGTTCGGTATATTATAGTGTTTAAGCAACTAATCAACGAAGATAGAACATCTTAGAGCTAATTCTCCAATACATAGCCTTGTAAATGTTCGAAGTGTTAGTACTCAAGCGtgtcaatgaagtgggttgagaaccatgaAGTCTCAAGCAAAATCCCCAAGGGAGACAAAAGCATTAGGTGTCCAGGATCGAACTCTCCATGAGAAGATTCATATTAGCATTACTTATAGCTTCCTTGTTCGTAGACCAAGCGGATTTAGAATTGTCTTTCATTCCAAGGCATAACTTGTATTCATGCACTTGGACAGAGTTATCTGGTACCTGTActggtgggaggtagcaggtaccccgtggaattagtcgatGTGGCACAAGCTTGACCCAGACACCAcaattatgagaaaaaaatggtccaagtGTTGGAGTTCTATATCTTACAGAAACCAATGTTTATGGCAGTTTAATTATATAACTTCTCTGGTAGGATTACATTAGTTAattcatttgatatttgaagaGTAAGTAAATTTTAGAACTTATCAAACTCTTGAGTATTACAGAATTGTGTTATCAAGAAACGATAAACTCTTGTTTCTATTTAGGATTACCCTTTGGTGTTTTTGTGGTTCTTTGTTATTAATCAGTGATTGAAGAGTAGGTATCTAAATGCAGACTGATAGGACTTAGGAGTGTGCGGATTAAAGGACTCTTCAATTGGATTTGtcataattttctcttttagaCCATGAGAGACACAAAGATCAAATTGTGAACATTATGACTTCAGCATTATTTTGGTGTTTGTTTTAACAGGCAACTGGAGCTGGATGTGGAAACTGTAGTTAAGGTACTACAACCTGGTCCACTAGGCATTGTGGAACACAAATTTTCTGCTGAGGAAATACAGAAAGCCAGTGACACCGTTAAGCAGGCAGTGAGTAATTGGCGTAGGCAGGCTAACATTGAGAAACATAGCCCCATCATGAAGGATTTTATCGATGTATGAGAGAATTGTTTCTTCATTTGCTATCAGTAATCTCATGAAAAGACAATAATGTAAATTTGTAAGCTTAATAGaaataaactatagctatgcTTATGACTAAAGCTCCAGTCGTTCTGTTTGCCAATCCATTGCCATTGCAATATCACTCAATACATGCTTTGACCATTCATCAATTCTCAATTTCTTGACATCTTTGCACAGTACTTATTCAAGAAACTCGAAGAAAGTCATGTAGTGTATTGACAGTATAGAATATTATTGTTGTATAATGCATATAGTTGTTCCTGTTAATATTGTTCCTTGAAGACTACTGCATATATAATGCAGCAAAACGAAAAGATGATAATCAAGATATCAAATGTGAGGGCAGTTTTTGCCTGATTACTCAGCTCCATGTTCCTTCCACCAAGTCGATCCACCATGTCTGGAACAGATTCCCAGTTTTCTACTTCTAGCATGCGTGGATCTTGCAGCctcattttcattttctctgCTTCTCGACTTGCTGTCTCCTGAGCTAGTGTCCAATCATAGAATCGACGTTGTTCCTCATCACTCAGGACATCATAAATTTCTCTTAGTTTCATGAATTTCTCTGATGCTGCTCTTATAGGAAGGTTAGTTGTGTCTGGATGATACTCCTTTGATAGCCTCCTATATGCAGCTTTAATTTCCTCCAGATCAGCTGTTGCAGATACTCCCAAGAACCTGAATTTGAAACATTAGAATTATGTATACATGTGAACTGTGAGCCACACATTTGAGATAAGATGATAGCAAAGTTTCTGAAGACAGAAACTAGAAAATGAAGACTAACTGGTAGTGAGAATTAGCTGAACTGTTGAGGAGGTCTGAGAATTTCTCATCAAGGAGATTCTTTTCGTCTGTTTTGATTCGTTCTTGTGTGGACCGTGATTTACTCTCTCCTACCCATCCTTCATCTTCGTTTTCCCAGTGAATTCTTGTGTCAACACCAGGAGGAGCACGTTGTCGCCCACTAGCCCCTTCTTCTGTTGCATAAACTTGTAAGCCAACACGGCGTCTTCTTTGTTTTGTTGTCAACCATCTGGCATCTGTTCTGTGATCATTATTGCTTAGGTTCCTTGAAAGGAAGGTGAATGGAGCTGGTGGAGCTGTTGCTGAGGCCATGGAATTGGAAATTTGTTTTGTGTCTGATTTGAGTAGTCTAGAGGAGGGGCTTTCTCATCACCTTGTCTTTCTGTGTGGTTGAGGAAATAACTAAACATTTTGTTTGCTTTGTGAAATATCaataattttggattttgactTTTGTACTCTTGACTTAAAGAGAATTTATCTACATTTTTTAAGgtactaaaaaattataaaagaacaaataaaacagTTGAAACTTAGTAAGAGTTGGATAGGTTGAGTTATGACCCGCATTTTAGTCCATTTTCAGTCCAAGTAACTTTTGGATGGATCAATAACCTGCTAATCCATTTACTAACTCAACTCATTTTAACCCTCCCAAATTCAGTCCAACCTGCCCAATTCCCACTTATAAATACAATCATACTCCTTAGGGTTTGGATGGCAAAAAAAATGAGCTAGTACTTGGAACGCAACACACTTGTTATGGGAGACCCCTAGCgtctatattttcctttttttttttttttaaattatcatGTTGTTCAGGTCAGCTTACACACATTTAAACTAATTTTATAGGATATCTGCTACCATCAGTACAGATAACACATAACTCTATCCACCACGACTATATTTTCCCTATCTTTAATCCTCATGCTACAAATGTAGGTTTTTCACATAAtcacttgattttttaaatggCAGAACTGGAGGTTAATGTAATTTATGATCTTTATGTGTCAGGTAAAAGAGAGCCAAGTTGTTCTCTCTACCTTGCTTTCAATTCATAAGGCAGGATCTTTATACAAATATcacatattttactttttgaataAATCCCGaattataaactttaaatcTTGGATTCACATCTCAAGGAAACACAAGTTCATACTCAAGTAAAGCACACCtgaaaaaagatatttgaaAGATAATGAGAAGTCATGTTGAAGTGACAATCAAAGAGTGTATGGcattgtatataatttattattacaaTGCTTGAAGATACATTAAGGACTCTTGTTTGAGAAAACAGAGTTTTCATTGAGCATGTTACATAAAAGATGCTCA
It encodes the following:
- the LOC125871499 gene encoding uncharacterized protein LOC125871499, which codes for MTVSLSKLGNVLPFSRLFRQLELDVETVVKVLQPGPLGIVEHKFSAEEIQKASDTVKQAVSNWRRQANIEKHSPIMKDFIDV
- the LOC125871498 gene encoding LOW QUALITY PROTEIN: NAD(P)H-quinone oxidoreductase subunit T, chloroplastic (The sequence of the model RefSeq protein was modified relative to this genomic sequence to represent the inferred CDS: inserted 2 bases in 1 codon) yields the protein MRKPLXSRLLKSDTKQISNSMASATAPPAPFTFLSRNLSNNDHRTDARWLTTKQRRRRVGLQVYATEEGASGRQRAPPGVDTRIHWENEDEGWVGESKSRSTQERIKTDEKNLLDEKFSDLLNSSANSHYQFLGVSATADLEEIKAAYRRLSKEYHPDTTNLPIRAASEKFMKLREIYDVLSDEEQRRFYDWTLAQETASREAEKMKMRLQDPRMLEVENWESVPDMVDRLGGRNMELSNQAKTALTFDILIIIFSFCCIIYAVVFKEQY